From Gimesia panareensis, the proteins below share one genomic window:
- a CDS encoding alpha/beta hydrolase has protein sequence MDLVYSGKVTGALSQQLVDAYAESLQDPVAAQQTEESTNWKVLYATNRSEERNPEGMIGYANEFGSSLQYGTGKIQISRKNHSDLKSKVIQTIWQGSPSPEGQVEINSLAAIPEVNFFEDLNEMIARSPQKDVLLFVHGFNVNFPSAVKRAAQIANELPFNGAVVCYSWPSQGGVEKYLLDGQVAQASVDPMTQFLESLVKSVPPGTKINIVVHSMGNRVVMRAMNRLPDAFAESKPFQNIVLAAPDVGVSEFRKLAPAIIAQSQRVTLYSGSGDMALAASQAVNQERRAGDSREPLIMEGVETIDVSAVDTSFMSHSYYGSNRAVLSDLFALLKQNSSATDRNWLVSKDYEGKHYWAFEKEPPEIKKVRTAGL, from the coding sequence ATGGATCTGGTTTATTCAGGAAAAGTGACCGGTGCGCTGTCCCAACAACTGGTGGATGCCTATGCAGAATCGCTTCAGGATCCGGTGGCAGCTCAACAGACCGAAGAGTCTACGAACTGGAAAGTGTTGTATGCGACGAACCGTTCGGAAGAACGAAATCCGGAGGGAATGATTGGTTATGCCAATGAATTTGGCAGTAGCCTGCAGTATGGAACCGGAAAGATTCAGATTTCACGCAAGAACCATAGCGATCTGAAGTCAAAAGTCATTCAGACAATCTGGCAGGGTTCGCCGTCCCCGGAAGGGCAGGTTGAGATCAATAGTCTCGCGGCAATCCCCGAGGTCAATTTCTTTGAAGATTTGAATGAGATGATTGCCCGCTCTCCTCAGAAAGATGTGCTGCTGTTCGTGCATGGGTTTAATGTCAATTTCCCCAGTGCGGTAAAACGCGCCGCTCAAATTGCCAATGAATTACCCTTCAACGGGGCCGTGGTCTGTTACAGCTGGCCTTCACAGGGGGGCGTAGAGAAATACCTGCTGGATGGTCAGGTGGCCCAGGCCAGCGTGGATCCGATGACTCAATTTCTGGAATCACTGGTGAAATCGGTTCCGCCGGGTACAAAAATCAATATCGTTGTTCACAGCATGGGGAACCGTGTGGTGATGCGGGCCATGAATCGGCTGCCGGATGCTTTTGCAGAGAGTAAGCCTTTCCAAAACATCGTACTGGCGGCCCCGGATGTGGGAGTTTCTGAATTTCGGAAACTGGCTCCCGCTATCATCGCCCAGTCTCAGCGTGTGACTCTCTATTCCGGATCAGGGGATATGGCTCTGGCAGCTTCTCAAGCGGTGAACCAGGAACGAAGAGCTGGCGACTCGCGTGAGCCTCTCATTATGGAAGGTGTCGAAACGATTGACGTTTCAGCCGTCGACACGAGTTTCATGAGCCATTCCTATTATGGCAGCAACCGTGCTGTGCTGAGCGATCTGTTTGCGCTGCTGAAACAGAACAGTTCGGCAACAGATCGTAACTGGCTGGTCTCCAAAGATTATGAGGGCAAACACTACTGGGCATTTGAGAAAGAACCGCCGGAGATTAAAAAAGTCAGGACTGCCGGTCTCTGA
- a CDS encoding phosphoesterase, with amino-acid sequence MSDTEQQVEHVMVVPTLLFHEVGHFQGFNDQVEPYLKTLFDPNYISFRPRDTVEEDPSFKQLIPYCIFRHEGKIFYYTRGSKGGEQRLHSKRSIGIGGHISLEDDAKAGSTYREGMQREIDEEVAMETAYTEQCVGLINDDETEVGKVHLGIVHIFDLELPKVLPREESIIETGFDSPEKLLQELDQFETWSQICLKGLFDLN; translated from the coding sequence ATGTCAGATACGGAACAACAAGTGGAACACGTTATGGTCGTCCCTACACTTCTCTTTCACGAGGTAGGGCATTTCCAGGGTTTCAATGATCAGGTCGAACCGTACCTGAAAACCCTGTTTGATCCGAACTACATCAGCTTCCGCCCCCGCGACACTGTCGAGGAAGACCCCAGCTTCAAACAGCTGATTCCCTATTGTATTTTCCGCCACGAAGGCAAAATCTTCTATTACACCCGTGGGTCCAAAGGGGGTGAACAACGCCTGCACAGTAAACGGTCCATTGGCATCGGCGGTCATATTTCCCTGGAAGATGACGCCAAGGCCGGTTCGACTTACCGGGAGGGAATGCAGCGGGAAATCGACGAAGAAGTGGCCATGGAAACGGCTTACACTGAGCAGTGCGTCGGGCTGATTAATGACGACGAAACCGAGGTCGGAAAGGTCCACTTGGGAATAGTTCACATTTTTGACCTGGAGTTGCCCAAAGTTCTACCCCGTGAAGAGTCGATTATAGAGACAGGGTTTGACTCACCGGAAAAACTGTTACAAGAGTTAGATCAGTTCGAAACGTGGTCCCAGATCTGCCTGAAAGGGTTATTTGATCTAAATTAA
- a CDS encoding sigma 54-interacting transcriptional regulator, with protein MKKQGFKERAILFTCGILAVVYSVIVLGFVTTSPDLRLRAMLDSVQTDPGEEGPVGIEIKATPNIEKEGAFSPPKPGDILTKIGEYPIRTFLDYSQVLSKLRNMGLPPGGRLQPKADPTEHDVPFMVEIENDRYIKVEFYSRGESESGSPTYTLKSAWVQIQAIPSGDVAISLLWFSLELVILAIGAFAYWMRPFDRTTRIFFVMGIITLVAFIGGYNWWIIAGTLMLNIPFVVAAVLVPAITLQFFITYPRSIPWLAQYPVSLLRAIYSIPVATFTLILACLIYLRLTSHISAGSVELVNQSYSSLVFQVVSVLRWAVYSYISVAGIYYLLTLAALLNNYFKSQNPYERNQLKWIALAGLISIIPVGYSLYLAEFNRTQFALGGAGIPMFLASVSFMAAFVVGIIRYRLMLIDQIISRGMLFYVVSAGISILYATVISLGSLYGTLLNRTPSTNQAVSVFLVMLFAISLLLWSRDRVQRLIDRRFFRQKYQLDKALKRMNRAVGRLGDQRSIADRMLTSCREVLQVKSAAIYLLNPERTQFDLLTGFHIENSPSTVPCNPELLEVLEGELAFQRVATGLLKEASPAQQLLRLLGYDFIYNLELDGEFAGFVALGQRTAGSAYSAEDLTFLNAMGQITSIALHSTKIHQDLRRLNEEMRIKVEKIDDQRRLVAVLQSELTSSQEIAERSTPHDVQRGLIKGNSPAIRQVMETVRKVANSESTVLIRGESGTGKELLAQAVHENSSRHEKPLVRVNCAALSPSLLESELFGHVKGAFTGAHEDRVGRFEMANGGTLFLDEIGDISLDTQVKLLRVLQERAFERVGGSETLHVDVRLITATHQNLEQRIAEGLFREDLYYRLNVISITLPPLRERRDDIFELAFYFLKRTAHRLGKRISHIDPDAIEALERADWPGNIRQLENVIERAVVLAEEEVITLKDLPADLINGPKRLPVRVIETKQVRSDQSRRLPLSDVEVISFPGTESQVDSKLSEPEQLKLALAECHGNKAQAARMLGMPRSTYYSKLKKYGIG; from the coding sequence ATGAAAAAACAAGGCTTCAAAGAACGCGCGATCCTCTTCACCTGTGGCATTCTGGCCGTAGTCTACAGTGTGATCGTTCTGGGGTTCGTGACCACCAGCCCCGACCTTCGCCTCCGCGCCATGCTGGATAGTGTCCAGACAGATCCGGGTGAGGAGGGGCCTGTCGGCATCGAAATCAAAGCGACTCCGAATATTGAGAAGGAAGGTGCCTTTTCTCCGCCAAAACCGGGGGACATCCTGACGAAGATCGGCGAATATCCGATTCGCACGTTCCTTGATTATTCTCAGGTACTGAGCAAATTGCGAAATATGGGATTACCGCCAGGGGGGCGACTACAGCCCAAAGCGGATCCAACCGAACACGATGTCCCTTTCATGGTTGAGATCGAAAATGATCGCTATATCAAAGTCGAATTTTACAGCAGGGGTGAGAGTGAGTCCGGCTCACCAACCTATACGCTGAAGTCGGCCTGGGTGCAGATTCAGGCGATACCGTCGGGTGATGTGGCGATTTCTCTGCTCTGGTTCTCTCTGGAACTGGTGATCCTGGCGATTGGTGCTTTCGCGTACTGGATGCGTCCTTTTGACCGTACGACCCGCATCTTCTTTGTCATGGGGATCATTACTCTCGTCGCTTTCATCGGCGGTTATAACTGGTGGATCATTGCCGGTACGTTAATGCTGAATATACCGTTTGTAGTTGCCGCGGTTCTGGTTCCGGCGATCACGCTGCAGTTCTTCATTACTTATCCACGGTCAATTCCCTGGCTGGCACAATATCCTGTCAGTCTGTTACGTGCGATCTACTCGATTCCCGTCGCGACATTCACGTTGATCCTGGCCTGTCTGATATATCTTCGCCTCACCTCACATATCAGTGCCGGATCTGTGGAACTGGTGAATCAGAGTTATTCCTCACTGGTATTTCAGGTCGTCTCAGTCCTTCGCTGGGCTGTTTACAGTTATATCAGCGTGGCAGGTATCTATTACCTGCTGACACTGGCGGCACTTTTGAATAACTACTTCAAGAGCCAGAATCCCTATGAACGCAATCAGCTCAAGTGGATCGCCCTGGCCGGTTTGATCTCCATCATTCCGGTGGGTTACTCGCTCTACCTGGCGGAATTCAACCGGACACAGTTTGCGCTGGGGGGAGCAGGGATTCCGATGTTCCTCGCCAGCGTCTCCTTCATGGCTGCATTCGTCGTGGGGATCATTCGATATCGTCTGATGCTGATCGACCAGATTATCAGTCGGGGGATGTTGTTCTATGTCGTCAGTGCCGGCATTTCGATTCTGTATGCGACTGTGATTTCACTGGGATCGTTATACGGGACGCTGCTGAACCGGACGCCCAGTACCAATCAGGCCGTGTCCGTGTTCCTGGTGATGCTGTTCGCCATTTCGCTGCTGCTCTGGTCCCGCGACCGTGTACAGCGCCTCATCGACCGTCGTTTTTTCCGTCAGAAATATCAGCTCGATAAAGCGCTGAAACGCATGAACCGTGCAGTTGGTCGACTGGGAGATCAACGTTCCATTGCCGACCGCATGCTGACTTCCTGTCGCGAAGTGCTCCAGGTGAAAAGTGCAGCCATCTATCTGCTCAATCCGGAACGGACTCAGTTCGACCTGTTGACCGGGTTCCATATTGAAAATTCTCCCTCGACCGTTCCCTGTAATCCTGAGTTACTGGAAGTGCTTGAAGGGGAACTCGCCTTCCAGCGCGTCGCAACCGGTCTGCTGAAGGAAGCTTCTCCTGCACAACAGTTGCTGCGTCTACTGGGGTATGACTTTATCTATAATCTCGAACTGGACGGTGAGTTTGCCGGTTTCGTGGCCCTCGGTCAGCGTACCGCCGGCAGTGCCTATTCTGCGGAAGACCTGACCTTCCTGAACGCGATGGGGCAGATCACCAGTATCGCCCTGCATAGTACGAAAATCCATCAGGACCTCAGACGTCTCAACGAAGAGATGCGCATCAAAGTCGAGAAGATTGACGATCAACGTCGACTGGTGGCAGTGCTGCAGTCGGAGTTAACCAGTTCACAGGAAATCGCTGAACGCAGCACACCGCATGATGTACAGCGTGGATTGATTAAAGGAAACAGCCCCGCGATTCGACAGGTGATGGAAACGGTACGGAAAGTGGCAAACTCCGAATCGACCGTGCTGATTCGTGGCGAGAGCGGGACCGGGAAAGAACTTCTGGCCCAGGCAGTTCATGAAAACAGTTCCCGTCACGAAAAGCCGCTGGTCCGTGTGAACTGCGCAGCCCTCTCTCCCAGTCTGCTGGAAAGTGAACTGTTCGGCCACGTTAAAGGGGCGTTCACCGGAGCGCATGAAGATCGCGTCGGTCGTTTTGAAATGGCCAACGGGGGAACTCTGTTCCTTGATGAAATTGGGGATATTTCACTCGATACCCAGGTGAAACTGTTGCGGGTTCTGCAGGAACGTGCCTTTGAGCGGGTAGGCGGTTCGGAGACCCTGCATGTCGACGTGCGGCTGATTACCGCGACACACCAGAATCTGGAGCAACGGATTGCCGAAGGACTGTTTCGCGAAGATTTGTACTATCGTCTCAATGTGATCAGCATCACGCTGCCTCCCCTCCGTGAGCGACGGGACGATATTTTTGAACTGGCATTCTACTTCCTGAAACGGACTGCCCATCGACTGGGGAAACGCATCTCTCATATCGACCCCGATGCAATTGAAGCGCTGGAGCGGGCAGACTGGCCCGGCAATATCCGACAGCTGGAAAACGTCATCGAGCGGGCGGTCGTTCTGGCGGAAGAGGAAGTGATTACCCTGAAGGATCTGCCAGCTGATCTCATCAATGGACCAAAGCGACTGCCGGTCCGTGTCATCGAAACCAAACAGGTTCGTTCCGATCAGTCCCGCCGGTTGCCTCTGTCTGATGTGGAAGTCATTTCGTTCCCGGGCACAGAAAGCCAGGTGGACTCGAAACTCTCTGAGCCGGAGCAGCTCAAACTGGCGCTGGCGGAGTGTCATGGCAATAAAGCACAGGCTGCCCGCATGCTGGGCATGCCCCGCAGTACGTATTACAGCAAGCTGAAAAAATACGGCATCGGTTGA
- a CDS encoding zinc-dependent alcohol dehydrogenase family protein — protein sequence MRVIRFEQFGEPADVLKVCETEEPVAQAGEVLVRMLASPVNPSDLLNIRGGYSTRPALPSVPGFEGVGIIESSGGGLRGKLLQGKRVVVLNRQTGNWAEKVAVSSQFVIPVSGKLTLDQAATFFVNPATAYVLARQVLKIPPGAWLIQTAAASAVGKMMIRLGQQYGFPTLNVVRRHDQTEELKALGAEHVVVFNAAHDDERILIEKIRKVLGKQSVRFAIDPVGGKTASALIKVLGERSRLILFGSLDEAPLGFFSRELIRNGASVEGFWLARHMESLSLPSKIRLVSKLTGLIRRGILSTEISARFPLAQIKEAVTTAEQQGISGKVLLTMNSTD from the coding sequence ATGCGCGTGATTCGCTTTGAGCAATTTGGAGAGCCGGCAGATGTGCTCAAAGTTTGTGAGACAGAAGAACCGGTTGCCCAAGCCGGTGAAGTACTGGTGCGAATGCTGGCCAGCCCGGTCAATCCCTCTGATTTACTGAATATCAGAGGCGGCTATTCCACTCGTCCCGCCCTACCCTCGGTCCCGGGCTTTGAAGGCGTCGGTATCATTGAGTCCAGTGGAGGCGGCCTGCGAGGGAAACTGCTCCAGGGGAAACGAGTGGTCGTGCTGAATCGCCAGACCGGAAACTGGGCAGAAAAAGTCGCCGTCTCCAGTCAGTTTGTGATCCCTGTCTCTGGTAAATTAACACTGGACCAGGCGGCAACATTTTTTGTGAATCCAGCCACGGCCTATGTTCTGGCCAGGCAGGTTCTCAAGATTCCCCCCGGAGCATGGTTGATCCAGACAGCAGCCGCATCAGCGGTGGGCAAAATGATGATTCGCCTGGGACAGCAGTACGGCTTTCCGACGCTCAATGTCGTTCGCAGGCATGACCAGACCGAAGAATTGAAAGCATTGGGTGCGGAGCATGTCGTCGTCTTTAATGCGGCACACGACGATGAACGGATTCTCATCGAGAAAATTCGAAAAGTACTTGGAAAACAGAGTGTCCGCTTTGCCATTGATCCCGTAGGAGGCAAAACCGCATCAGCCCTGATCAAAGTTCTGGGTGAGCGTTCCAGACTGATCCTGTTTGGTTCGCTGGATGAAGCACCTCTCGGGTTCTTTTCACGTGAACTGATTCGCAACGGCGCCAGCGTCGAAGGGTTCTGGCTGGCCCGACATATGGAGAGCCTGTCACTACCGTCAAAAATCAGACTCGTCTCAAAACTAACCGGACTGATTCGACGGGGGATTCTGTCTACTGAGATCAGTGCCCGCTTTCCACTGGCTCAGATCAAAGAAGCAGTAACGACAGCGGAACAGCAGGGGATTTCCGGAAAAGTTCTGCTGACAATGAACTCAACTGATTGA
- a CDS encoding class I SAM-dependent methyltransferase, whose product MMKSNTTRFSDRVENYVKYRPGYPTEVLDCLKSRCGLTQESLIADIGSGTGISTRLFLENQNPVYGVEPNAEMRAAGETLLKSFPRFHSVNGTAEETGLPADTFDFVVASQAFHWFDQTRARQEFQRILKPGGWVVLIWNERKTDSTPFLKAYEKLLLDYATDYQEVNHTRITADDFQKFFAPSPVEQLTFSNEQIFDLPALTGRLLSSSYCPNVGDPGYEEIMARLERIFTENQSASTVCFEYDTNVYLGMLKS is encoded by the coding sequence ATGATGAAGAGCAATACCACCCGTTTCTCCGATCGCGTGGAAAACTATGTCAAATACCGCCCCGGTTATCCCACAGAAGTGCTGGACTGTTTAAAGTCACGCTGTGGCCTTACGCAGGAATCTCTGATTGCTGATATCGGTTCCGGTACCGGGATTTCTACCCGGCTGTTTCTGGAGAATCAGAATCCGGTGTATGGAGTGGAGCCGAATGCAGAAATGCGGGCAGCGGGGGAGACGCTTCTGAAATCTTTCCCCCGATTTCATAGTGTCAATGGAACCGCAGAAGAGACTGGTCTGCCCGCAGATACATTCGATTTTGTCGTTGCCAGTCAGGCGTTTCACTGGTTTGATCAGACAAGGGCCCGGCAAGAGTTTCAGAGGATTCTGAAGCCAGGGGGTTGGGTGGTGCTGATCTGGAATGAACGCAAAACGGACTCTACCCCTTTCCTGAAGGCATATGAAAAACTATTGCTGGATTATGCCACCGATTATCAAGAGGTGAATCACACTCGCATTACCGCTGACGATTTTCAAAAATTCTTCGCTCCTTCTCCGGTAGAACAACTGACGTTCTCAAATGAACAGATATTTGATTTGCCAGCACTAACAGGCAGGCTACTTTCTTCTTCCTACTGTCCTAATGTGGGAGATCCAGGATATGAGGAAATCATGGCCCGACTGGAGCGGATTTTTACGGAGAATCAGTCAGCGAGTACGGTCTGTTTTGAATACGACACCAACGTCTATCTGGGGATGCTGAAATCGTGA
- a CDS encoding CPBP family glutamic-type intramembrane protease, with protein sequence MLQLLLLLLTLLSIRYWILILKAHSLKPVFELNPDRATSELSPPVLLALLWVTYQLVASLNQPQVSALKLSQIIQSCLILLALTGTLLLILTVVSWKSLPQLGFRLDQLRTQFRDGSLGFLLVLIPVILLLLATYPFRSEETLHPLLQLLRSDPGYATIGWIFLSAIVVAPLFEELVYRVLLQSWLEGFLTPLQAIVVSSLVFSVVHGFPDAIPLFPLALLLGALYYYRRSYIANVVTHALFNAINFALALAGDQPPG encoded by the coding sequence GTGTTACAACTTTTACTCTTACTGCTGACTTTGCTGAGCATTCGTTACTGGATCCTCATTCTCAAGGCTCACAGCCTGAAACCGGTCTTCGAGTTGAACCCCGACCGGGCAACTTCCGAGCTGTCTCCTCCGGTTCTCCTGGCATTGCTCTGGGTGACGTATCAGTTGGTCGCTTCGCTGAACCAGCCACAAGTCTCTGCTTTAAAGCTCAGCCAGATTATCCAGTCCTGTTTGATTCTGCTGGCTCTGACCGGCACCCTGCTGTTGATCCTGACGGTTGTGAGCTGGAAGTCACTGCCTCAACTCGGCTTCCGTTTGGATCAGCTACGTACACAGTTCCGGGATGGATCGCTCGGATTTCTGCTGGTCCTGATCCCGGTCATCCTTCTACTTCTGGCCACTTATCCCTTTCGCTCTGAAGAGACTCTGCACCCTCTGTTGCAGTTGTTACGATCCGATCCCGGATATGCGACCATTGGCTGGATTTTTCTCTCGGCTATCGTGGTGGCCCCCCTGTTTGAAGAGCTGGTCTATCGTGTGCTGTTGCAGAGCTGGCTCGAAGGGTTTCTTACTCCACTACAGGCGATCGTTGTCAGCTCCCTGGTTTTCAGTGTGGTGCATGGTTTTCCGGATGCGATTCCACTGTTTCCGCTCGCTTTACTGTTAGGCGCACTCTATTACTATAGGCGGAGTTACATTGCCAATGTGGTGACACATGCACTGTTTAATGCCATCAACTTCGCACTGGCCCTCGCCGGGGATCAGCCGCCCGGCTGA
- the trpC gene encoding indole-3-glycerol phosphate synthase TrpC, with protein MNNILEEIIHYKLGEISQAKSRVPVEALTEQLSAAPPVRDFVESLRSHGPVGMIAEVKKASPSAGIIRDDFHPVEIAQTYERNGAACLSVLTDEKYFQGHLDFLKAVRAGVSIPVLRKDFIIDRYQILEARSAGADCVLLIAECLDDTQLQDLYGYAGELGMQALVEIYEPDNLERVLKLNPPMLGINNRNLKTFVTSLDHSIELSPRLPEGCLLISESGIRNRDDVLRLQEAGVRGILVGETLMRSPEIGDKVCELLGRSVS; from the coding sequence GTGAACAATATTCTCGAAGAAATCATTCACTACAAACTGGGTGAAATCAGCCAGGCAAAATCTCGCGTACCCGTCGAAGCGCTGACAGAACAGCTGTCAGCAGCACCTCCGGTACGCGACTTTGTGGAGTCACTCCGCTCTCACGGGCCTGTGGGTATGATCGCCGAGGTAAAAAAAGCCTCTCCCTCAGCGGGGATCATTCGTGATGATTTTCATCCGGTGGAGATCGCCCAGACATATGAACGTAATGGAGCCGCCTGTCTCAGTGTGCTGACCGATGAAAAATATTTCCAGGGACATCTGGATTTCCTGAAAGCAGTCCGGGCAGGAGTTTCGATTCCCGTCCTGCGGAAAGATTTCATTATTGACCGTTACCAGATCCTGGAAGCCCGGTCCGCCGGTGCCGATTGTGTGCTCCTGATCGCCGAGTGCCTGGATGATACACAGTTGCAGGATCTGTATGGTTACGCCGGAGAACTCGGCATGCAGGCCCTGGTCGAAATTTACGAGCCCGACAATCTGGAACGGGTCCTGAAACTCAACCCACCCATGCTGGGAATCAACAATCGCAACCTGAAAACATTCGTAACCAGTCTGGACCACTCCATCGAATTAAGCCCCCGCCTGCCGGAGGGATGCCTGCTGATCAGTGAGAGCGGCATTCGCAACCGGGACGATGTCCTGCGATTGCAGGAGGCGGGAGTCCGTGGAATTCTGGTCGGTGAAACACTCATGCGTTCTCCGGAAATTGGTGATAAAGTCTGCGAGCTGCTGGGGCGCTCAGTTTCATAA
- a CDS encoding proton-conducting transporter transmembrane domain-containing protein, which yields MFNDLLILTIGFELILLLNCGLTLSQLCPLARIDATRLILKTSLPLTLVLLSGTVLLIAAVGSTSLQEIHTYLDSVSSKPGAGRNHSIPALGVLLILMGCVFRMGAIPIHFRLKDQQAESPCWIFIMATLIPLLAGLSFLILFASQIGVIHSAELEQIFYYSSLIILTVSSGLLLVENQLRGIFGLLIIQITGVFVALLSAVCWRWRHETGNPESGSIQQTILEYAPELLFSCLTVAGLAFLVDGLTQQRIKIRTPDQLRGIFADQRLTGIGAAVLLLTLAGFPGLTVFRLKWQTLLLLLEIHQPSMTGTMATLHAGYLGLAIVVAVSSALTAFVCLRLLILICFAQPMIRYRQTPHRGMLIACYCCVIGTIIFSLKMMINFQVG from the coding sequence ATGTTCAATGATCTGCTTATTCTTACCATTGGATTTGAATTGATCCTGCTGTTGAACTGCGGCTTGACGCTGTCTCAGCTGTGTCCGCTTGCTAGAATCGATGCCACCCGCCTGATATTGAAAACGTCTCTTCCCTTAACACTGGTCCTGCTCTCTGGCACCGTCCTGCTAATTGCTGCCGTGGGTTCCACCAGCCTGCAGGAGATCCATACTTATCTCGATTCGGTCTCATCTAAACCAGGTGCAGGACGCAATCATTCGATACCGGCACTGGGTGTCCTGCTCATTCTGATGGGATGCGTATTTCGCATGGGAGCAATCCCCATCCACTTCCGACTGAAAGACCAGCAGGCAGAATCCCCCTGCTGGATTTTCATCATGGCGACACTGATCCCCCTGTTAGCCGGACTCAGTTTTCTGATTCTGTTTGCCAGTCAGATTGGAGTCATTCATTCAGCGGAACTCGAACAGATTTTCTATTACAGTTCCCTGATCATTCTGACCGTATCTTCCGGACTGCTGCTCGTTGAAAATCAGCTGCGTGGTATTTTCGGGTTGCTGATCATTCAAATCACAGGCGTGTTTGTTGCCCTGCTGTCTGCTGTCTGCTGGAGGTGGAGACATGAAACCGGAAATCCAGAATCAGGTTCCATACAGCAAACGATCCTGGAATATGCTCCGGAGCTGCTGTTCTCCTGCCTGACTGTTGCCGGTCTCGCTTTTCTTGTAGACGGACTGACACAACAGCGTATTAAGATCCGAACTCCTGACCAGTTACGGGGTATCTTTGCTGATCAGCGACTGACTGGAATCGGTGCGGCGGTCCTGCTGTTGACTCTGGCTGGTTTTCCCGGACTGACGGTCTTCCGACTCAAATGGCAGACGTTGCTGCTGCTGCTCGAAATCCATCAGCCCTCCATGACGGGCACCATGGCCACACTGCATGCAGGCTATCTGGGGCTGGCAATCGTCGTAGCAGTATCCTCTGCGCTGACGGCATTCGTTTGTCTAAGACTGTTAATTCTGATCTGCTTTGCTCAACCAATGATACGGTACAGACAAACCCCGCATCGAGGCATGCTCATCGCATGCTACTGTTGTGTGATCGGCACGATCATCTTCAGCTTGAAGATGATGATCAATTTCCAGGTGGGATAA
- a CDS encoding type III secretion system chaperone, with amino-acid sequence MKITLRGWIVVGCFLAVISIMAILGAGVHAQQPAASSAPAAAKTSGEKLPGQISEDQLGNLLKAMGLKVSKNKKRYDFQFKANQNKEEWELSMSAVLSENGEWVWVMAWLDPLPRSAADVPRTAMLRLLSDNDRMGNGKFFAYISSNRRFVLQRVIPNQNMTTKKFHEILSDLGSSVVQYYPHWSTDNWKRSSTPEPQGTAQKPAARPTQTASGVSKFSTTKQN; translated from the coding sequence ATGAAAATCACGTTACGCGGATGGATCGTCGTGGGCTGTTTTCTGGCCGTGATCTCAATCATGGCAATTCTGGGAGCCGGCGTGCATGCTCAGCAGCCCGCTGCTTCCTCAGCACCAGCAGCGGCAAAAACAAGCGGAGAAAAACTGCCTGGACAGATCTCCGAAGACCAGCTGGGCAATTTGCTGAAAGCCATGGGCCTGAAAGTCAGCAAGAATAAGAAACGCTACGACTTTCAGTTCAAAGCAAATCAAAACAAAGAAGAATGGGAACTCTCCATGTCTGCTGTTCTCAGTGAGAATGGCGAATGGGTCTGGGTCATGGCCTGGCTGGATCCCCTGCCCCGCAGTGCAGCCGATGTCCCCCGGACCGCCATGCTGCGTCTGCTGTCAGACAACGACCGCATGGGGAACGGAAAATTCTTCGCTTATATCTCCAGCAACCGTCGGTTTGTCCTGCAACGGGTGATCCCCAATCAGAACATGACCACCAAAAAGTTTCATGAAATTCTGAGTGACCTGGGCAGCAGCGTCGTGCAGTACTATCCGCACTGGTCAACCGACAACTGGAAACGCTCCAGCACTCCCGAGCCACAGGGAACCGCTCAGAAACCCGCCGCACGGCCAACACAGACCGCTTCCGGCGTTTCAAAATTCAGCACTACCAAACAGAACTGA